Genomic window (Paraburkholderia phenazinium):
TTTCTTCCTGCCGATGGTGATCTGGCTGATCGGCGCCGCCTATCTGAACGCGGCTTTTCCGCAGGTGCCGAGCTGGATCTGGATCGTGGCCTTCATCGTGTTGACGAGCGTGCTGAACATCCTCGGTATCGAACTGGCGAACCGCTTCAACATCGTGCTGATGGTGGTGCAACTGGCGATCGTCGCACTGTTCGTGGTGCTGTGCTGCCACTATGTGACGGCGGCAATGGGACCGGGTGGCCTGATCTCCGCCGAGCCGTTCTTCAAGCCGCACGTGCCGTTCTCCGCGACGATGGCCGGCGCCGCGATCGCCGCTTATTCGTACCTCGGCTTCGATGCGGTCTCGACGCTGACCGAAGAAACCATTGAACCCGAGAAGACCATGCCGCGTGCGATCGTACTGATTGCGCTGATCGGCGGGGCGATCTTCGTGATTGCGGCCTATACGGTGCAGCTTGCGCATCCGGGCGCGGTGTTCAAGGATCCCGATTCCGCGGCCTTCGAAGTGGCGCGCAAAGTGGGCGGCGATATCTTCGTGACGGTATTCCTGGCCGGGCTGATTCTCGCGCAATTCGCTTCGGGGATTTCGGCTCAGGCGAGCGTCGGGCGTCTGCTGTATGCGATGGGTCGCGATGAAGTGCTGCCGAGGCGCATCTTCGGTTTCGTGCATCCGAAGTTCAAGACGCCGGCGATCAACATCGCGATTGCCGGTGCTGTTGGCCTGATTGCCCTGAAGCTCGACGTCGCGACCTCCACGTCGTTCATCAACTTCGGCGCGTTTCTCGCGTTCACCGCGGTCAACCTGTGCGTGGTGCGCCAGTACTTTCTCGCGAGAGGCGGTGCGCGGGCCATCGGTGTGTTCGGCGGCCTGTTGTTCCCGGTGCTGGGTGCGCTTGCCGATCTGTGGTTGCTGGTGAGCCTGGAGAAAACGGCGCTGGTGCTGGGCGCGATCTGGTTCGTGCTGGGACTGGTCTATCTCGGCTGGCTCACGCGGGGCTTCCGCCGGGCGCCGCCGGAAGTGGCCGCGGTTTTGTGAGGGGCGGGGCAAGCCGGCATGCCGGCGGTCCCGGCGGCGCTGCCCGGGTGAATGGGCGGCGCCGTCCTGTGCGCTACAGGGACATTTCGAAGGCAGGCCGGAGGAACAGTTCGATTGCCATGACGACGAGTCCCATCGCCGCCGCCGACAGCGTCAAGGTGCCGTACTCGTCGTAGCGCGCATCATAGAGGCACGCT
Coding sequences:
- a CDS encoding APC family permease — encoded protein: MSTTSPAERAGTQTTHLKRTLGLPSVLLFGLAYMAPLIVYGTYGVLASASDDTAALAYLIALIAIVFTALSYGKLARLFPVAGSAYTYTRKTFSAHLGFMIGWATLLDYFFLPMVIWLIGAAYLNAAFPQVPSWIWIVAFIVLTSVLNILGIELANRFNIVLMVVQLAIVALFVVLCCHYVTAAMGPGGLISAEPFFKPHVPFSATMAGAAIAAYSYLGFDAVSTLTEETIEPEKTMPRAIVLIALIGGAIFVIAAYTVQLAHPGAVFKDPDSAAFEVARKVGGDIFVTVFLAGLILAQFASGISAQASVGRLLYAMGRDEVLPRRIFGFVHPKFKTPAINIAIAGAVGLIALKLDVATSTSFINFGAFLAFTAVNLCVVRQYFLARGGARAIGVFGGLLFPVLGALADLWLLVSLEKTALVLGAIWFVLGLVYLGWLTRGFRRAPPEVAAVL